In Mucilaginibacter celer, one DNA window encodes the following:
- a CDS encoding ABC transporter permease, whose protein sequence is MFKNYLKTAYRTLKKNVGFTAINVFGLALGLATCMLIVFYVVDELSYDKYNIKADRIYRANMQIKFGGIDQKYASSPAPLSAAFQNDYPEVERTCRLLQRGGYNVKKGNQIIHENKVILADSTLFDVFTLPMVAGDPKKALVEPKTVVLTETTAKRYFNTTQAVGKTLTLGENGLYKVTGVIKDMPKQSHFNYDFILSMTTTQESKENAWFSNNFNTYVLLKPGTDIKKFEAKMPGLMRKNAGPQLQSILHLTFDKFEADGNKYQLSLMPLLDIHLKSNLVSELDHNGDIQYVYIFSAVAIFILLIACVNFMNLSTARSANRAREVGVRKVLGSQRKYLVAQFLSESMMVTFVATLMAFAAAYFLLPLFNNIAGKSIELSTASFVWLVPALLVTVLVIGFLAGWYPALFLSGFQPIEVLKGKLSAGFKGGLLRSSLVVFQFFVSIVLIIGTLVIYNQLKYIQNKDLGYSRNQVLVVHGVYNLGEQSKVFRDEVKQLPGVTGVTMTGFLPTSDYRNSSSVFQERSLDPKKAVLAQTWTVDDKYLPTLDIKLTKGRNFSDQMPTDSAAMIINETAARLMGVRDPLNKSMFLPMDNMAKTFKEYHIIGVIKDFNFNSLEYNITPIMLMYGQDTGSLSVKMNTANITSLMALIKDKWKSIQPGREFEYSFMDDDFDASYRKEQRMGTIFIIFSSLTIIIACLGLFGLAAYAAEQRTKEIGIRKVLGANVANIVGMLSKDFIKLVFIAIVIAIPVSWFFMHKWLQGFAYRQNIQWWVIALAAVSAVLIAFATISFQSIRAALANPVRSLKNE, encoded by the coding sequence ATGTTTAAAAATTACCTGAAAACCGCCTATCGCACATTGAAAAAAAATGTGGGATTTACAGCCATTAATGTTTTTGGTTTGGCTCTGGGCCTGGCTACCTGTATGCTGATTGTGTTTTATGTGGTTGATGAATTAAGCTACGATAAATACAATATCAAAGCCGATAGGATTTACCGCGCCAATATGCAGATTAAGTTTGGCGGTATCGATCAAAAATATGCCAGTTCGCCGGCACCGCTTAGTGCCGCGTTCCAGAACGATTATCCCGAGGTTGAGCGTACCTGCAGGTTATTGCAACGCGGAGGTTACAACGTAAAAAAGGGAAATCAGATCATCCACGAAAATAAGGTAATCCTTGCCGATTCGACACTTTTTGATGTGTTTACCCTGCCCATGGTGGCTGGCGATCCGAAAAAGGCGCTTGTTGAACCCAAAACCGTGGTATTAACCGAAACAACAGCTAAACGGTACTTTAACACTACCCAGGCCGTGGGCAAGACGCTTACCCTTGGCGAAAACGGGCTATATAAGGTAACCGGTGTAATTAAAGATATGCCTAAGCAATCGCATTTTAATTACGATTTCATCCTGTCGATGACCACCACGCAGGAGAGTAAGGAGAATGCCTGGTTTAGTAATAACTTCAATACCTACGTGCTACTTAAACCCGGCACCGATATTAAAAAGTTTGAGGCTAAAATGCCCGGGCTGATGCGTAAAAATGCAGGCCCGCAATTGCAAAGCATCCTGCATTTAACCTTTGACAAGTTTGAAGCCGACGGGAATAAATACCAGTTAAGTTTGATGCCTTTGCTGGATATCCACCTAAAATCGAACCTGGTATCAGAGTTGGATCATAATGGTGATATTCAGTATGTGTACATTTTTAGCGCAGTGGCTATATTTATATTGCTGATAGCCTGCGTTAATTTCATGAACCTGTCAACCGCCCGTTCGGCCAATCGCGCCCGCGAGGTGGGGGTGCGTAAAGTGTTGGGGTCGCAACGTAAATACCTGGTGGCTCAGTTCCTGTCCGAATCGATGATGGTAACTTTTGTGGCTACGCTTATGGCTTTCGCGGCAGCTTATTTTTTGCTGCCATTGTTTAATAATATTGCGGGCAAAAGTATTGAATTGAGTACCGCATCGTTTGTTTGGCTTGTTCCGGCCTTGCTGGTAACCGTGCTGGTAATAGGTTTCCTTGCCGGTTGGTACCCGGCGCTGTTCCTTTCGGGTTTTCAGCCTATTGAGGTTTTAAAGGGTAAATTATCTGCGGGATTTAAAGGCGGACTGCTGCGGAGCTCGTTGGTGGTGTTCCAGTTTTTTGTATCGATAGTGTTGATTATAGGTACTTTGGTAATTTATAATCAGCTTAAATACATCCAGAATAAAGATCTGGGTTATAGCCGCAACCAGGTGCTGGTTGTGCACGGTGTATATAACCTGGGCGAACAAAGCAAGGTTTTCAGGGATGAGGTAAAACAGCTTCCCGGCGTAACCGGTGTTACCATGACAGGCTTCTTACCCACATCAGATTATCGCAACAGCAGCAGCGTTTTCCAGGAACGAAGCCTCGACCCCAAAAAAGCCGTACTGGCCCAAACCTGGACAGTTGATGATAAATACCTGCCTACCCTTGATATTAAATTAACCAAAGGCCGTAATTTTTCTGATCAGATGCCAACAGATTCGGCAGCGATGATCATTAACGAAACTGCGGCAAGGTTAATGGGCGTGCGTGATCCGCTTAATAAATCAATGTTTTTGCCGATGGATAACATGGCTAAAACATTTAAAGAGTATCATATAATAGGTGTGATTAAAGATTTTAATTTCAACTCTTTGGAGTATAATATAACTCCGATAATGTTGATGTACGGGCAGGATACGGGATCGTTAAGTGTTAAAATGAATACTGCCAACATTACTTCATTAATGGCGCTTATTAAAGACAAATGGAAATCAATACAGCCGGGCAGAGAGTTTGAATACTCGTTTATGGACGATGATTTTGACGCTTCGTATCGCAAGGAGCAGCGCATGGGTACCATTTTCATCATTTTCAGCAGTTTAACCATTATCATAGCCTGTTTAGGTTTATTTGGCCTTGCCGCTTACGCCGCCGAGCAGCGCACCAAAGAGATAGGCATCCGCAAAGTGTTGGGCGCTAACGTGGCTAACATAGTAGGTATGCTATCAAAAGATTTTATTAAGCTGGTATTCATAGCCATTGTCATTGCCATCCCGGTTTCCTGGTTTTTTATGCATAAATGGTTGCAGGGCTTCGCGTACAGGCAAAATATTCAATGGTGGGTAATAGCATTGGCCGCGGTTTCGGCTGTGCTGATTGCTTTTGCAACCATCAGCTTCCAATCTATCAGGGCAGCATTGGCCAACCCGGTGCGGAGTTTAAAAAACGAATAA
- a CDS encoding DUF4097 family beta strand repeat-containing protein yields MKKYLLVLFVACTGNAALAQNNWKTPYLTKSLSGQSVKEVFVNTSGGSITVSGASGEQPRVEIFIQGNNGNGDLPKEEIQKRLDENYELKVDVSGGEVHASAKSKKDNNWDWKKSLSISFRVYVPANVATNLNTSGGSIHLDNLTGTQQFETSGGSLHLDKIAGNIKGRTSGGSIHVSNSKDDIDLQTSGGSIEATNCTGRIRLETSGGSLHLDGLKGDIKATTSGGSISGNKIDGDFVTGTSGGSINLTDLSCSLDASTSAGSFHAQFLSVGKSVKIDVSAGRVDLQLPSKQGLNLDVRADRVEANLGDSFSGNKDKERIEGKLNGGGALVEVRGGNRVSLTVN; encoded by the coding sequence ATGAAAAAGTATTTACTTGTGTTATTTGTTGCCTGTACAGGTAACGCGGCTTTAGCTCAAAATAACTGGAAAACACCATATTTAACCAAATCATTATCGGGCCAATCTGTTAAAGAAGTATTTGTGAATACTTCGGGTGGTAGCATTACGGTAAGCGGCGCTTCGGGCGAGCAGCCGAGGGTTGAGATTTTTATCCAGGGCAACAACGGTAACGGCGATTTGCCAAAAGAAGAGATCCAGAAGCGCCTTGATGAAAACTACGAGCTTAAAGTTGATGTAAGCGGCGGCGAAGTACACGCATCGGCAAAAAGTAAAAAAGATAATAACTGGGACTGGAAAAAATCGTTGAGCATTTCGTTCCGCGTTTATGTTCCGGCCAATGTGGCCACCAACCTGAATACCAGCGGAGGCAGCATCCATTTGGATAATTTAACCGGTACGCAACAATTTGAAACCAGCGGCGGCAGCTTGCACCTTGATAAAATCGCAGGCAATATCAAAGGCCGTACCTCGGGGGGCAGCATCCACGTAAGTAACTCTAAAGATGATATCGATCTGCAAACATCGGGCGGCAGCATCGAGGCTACTAACTGTACAGGCCGCATCAGGCTGGAAACCTCTGGCGGTTCATTGCATCTTGATGGTTTGAAAGGCGATATTAAAGCTACTACATCGGGCGGCAGTATCAGCGGTAATAAAATTGACGGCGATTTTGTAACAGGTACCTCGGGCGGCAGCATTAACCTAACCGACCTGTCATGCAGCCTTGATGCCTCAACAAGTGCGGGTAGTTTTCATGCGCAGTTTTTAAGCGTGGGTAAATCGGTTAAAATTGATGTAAGCGCTGGTCGTGTTGATTTGCAATTGCCATCAAAACAAGGTTTAAACCTTGATGTACGTGCCGATAGGGTAGAAGCTAATCTTGGCGACAGCTTTTCGGGCAATAAAGATAAAGAGCGGATAGAAGGCAAACTGAACGGCGGCGGCGCATTGGTTGAAGTGCGCGGCGGTAACCGGGTTAGCCTTACTGTAAATTAA
- a CDS encoding ABC transporter permease — translation MLRNYIKIAWRNLIKHKVFSFINIFGLATGIAAFWLISLYVVDEWSYDRHNIKADRIFRVVQHGTWNGGKFNLAVTSAPYAPALKNDYAEVEDAVRIDAEGGGKISYGEKHISEGGMLFTDKSFFNLFTHHFLSGDPQTALSKPQSILLTKTLAEKLFGNTADALDKTVQIENTPSTVTGVIDDVPANSQFTFSALRSLPEGYTDSWGNSHIYTYVLLKNHDDFKKIEAGSGAFFNKYLKSSQGAMRYNMELQPLTSIHLHSNLDYELGSNGNITYVYVFGVVALLILAIAVINYVNLTTARSSIRIKEIGVRKVIGSSKKQLVMMFFAESVLFALIASLIAAVMVQFLLPYFNQLSGKTLVLLQFGLKQTVAMFMLFAFATGIFSGLYPALFLSGFRTIAAMKGQIGSQAATILFRKSLVVFQFVITIVMIAGSCIIYRQLHYVMNKDLGFNKAQTLTFHISDKQARTKIATIKSQLLQNPAVEAVGIAGNPIGNNDIGSDYFNIGVDGKANSESKVVENLIVDEDFIPTMQVKLAKGRNFSAAMATDKQESIIVNQTLVNEMGWKDAVGRTVRVGLDVNGNVISRKIIGVVKDFNTYSLQHKVAPMMLYLPPAANDQDNMYIRIGKNNIPATLDYISKVYGRFDIENKVEFHFLDQNFAKQYQSEQKQGNILLIFTILAISIACLGLFGLVTFTAEQRVKEIGIRKVLGASVTSIVTLLSKDLMKLVLIATLIASPLAWYGMSKWLQGFAYRVDINWWVFAVAGILAVIIAFVTVSIQSVKAANANPARSLKSE, via the coding sequence ATGTTGCGTAATTACATCAAAATAGCCTGGCGAAACCTCATTAAGCATAAGGTTTTTTCCTTTATCAATATTTTTGGTTTGGCTACCGGTATTGCCGCGTTCTGGCTCATTAGCCTGTATGTGGTTGATGAATGGAGCTATGACCGCCATAATATTAAAGCCGACCGTATTTTTAGAGTAGTACAGCATGGTACCTGGAATGGCGGTAAGTTTAACCTCGCGGTTACATCAGCACCTTATGCCCCGGCTTTAAAAAATGATTATGCCGAAGTTGAAGATGCTGTGCGTATTGATGCCGAGGGTGGCGGAAAGATTAGCTATGGAGAAAAGCACATCAGCGAAGGCGGGATGTTGTTTACTGATAAAAGTTTCTTCAACCTGTTTACCCACCATTTTTTATCAGGCGACCCGCAAACTGCGCTAAGTAAACCACAAAGCATCTTACTAACCAAAACGCTGGCCGAAAAGCTGTTTGGCAACACCGCCGATGCTTTAGATAAAACAGTGCAGATTGAAAACACCCCCAGCACTGTAACCGGTGTCATTGACGATGTACCTGCTAACTCGCAATTTACATTCAGCGCGTTGCGTTCGCTGCCTGAGGGATATACGGACAGTTGGGGCAACTCACATATTTATACTTATGTATTGCTTAAAAATCACGATGATTTTAAAAAGATAGAAGCCGGATCGGGCGCTTTTTTTAACAAATATCTCAAAAGCTCGCAGGGGGCTATGCGGTACAATATGGAGTTGCAACCACTAACTTCTATCCACCTGCATTCAAATTTGGATTATGAACTGGGCAGTAACGGCAATATCACTTATGTATATGTATTTGGTGTTGTTGCTTTACTGATATTGGCTATCGCGGTTATCAACTATGTAAACCTTACTACGGCCCGTTCATCTATCCGTATTAAAGAAATTGGTGTACGTAAAGTGATAGGATCGAGCAAAAAGCAACTGGTAATGATGTTTTTTGCCGAATCTGTTTTGTTTGCGCTGATAGCCTCGCTTATAGCAGCGGTAATGGTACAGTTTTTACTGCCTTATTTTAACCAGCTATCGGGCAAAACTTTGGTGCTGCTGCAATTTGGATTAAAGCAAACAGTGGCAATGTTTATGCTTTTTGCTTTTGCAACGGGAATTTTCAGCGGTTTATATCCGGCTTTGTTCCTGTCGGGCTTCCGTACTATTGCGGCCATGAAGGGGCAAATAGGGAGCCAGGCGGCAACTATCCTGTTCAGGAAATCGTTGGTGGTGTTTCAGTTTGTAATCACTATTGTAATGATTGCCGGATCGTGCATTATATACCGCCAGTTGCATTATGTAATGAACAAGGATCTGGGTTTTAATAAAGCCCAAACGCTTACCTTCCACATCAGCGATAAACAGGCCCGTACAAAAATAGCTACCATTAAAAGCCAGTTGTTACAAAACCCGGCAGTTGAGGCCGTAGGTATTGCCGGTAACCCGATAGGCAATAACGATATCGGCTCCGATTATTTCAATATCGGTGTGGATGGCAAAGCCAATTCCGAATCGAAGGTAGTGGAGAACCTGATTGTTGATGAAGATTTTATTCCAACTATGCAGGTTAAGCTTGCCAAAGGCCGCAACTTCTCAGCAGCAATGGCTACCGATAAGCAGGAATCAATTATTGTTAACCAAACCCTGGTTAATGAGATGGGCTGGAAGGATGCCGTAGGCCGTACAGTTAGGGTGGGCCTGGATGTTAACGGCAATGTGATTAGCCGGAAGATTATCGGCGTGGTGAAGGATTTTAACACTTATTCGTTACAGCATAAAGTAGCGCCAATGATGCTGTACCTGCCGCCTGCCGCTAACGATCAGGATAATATGTACATCCGCATCGGCAAAAATAATATCCCGGCTACGCTGGATTATATCAGCAAGGTTTACGGCCGTTTCGATATCGAAAATAAAGTAGAGTTCCACTTCCTCGATCAAAACTTCGCCAAACAATATCAATCCGAACAAAAGCAAGGCAACATCCTGCTCATATTTACCATCCTGGCTATCAGCATAGCCTGTTTGGGGTTGTTCGGACTGGTAACATTTACCGCCGAGCAGAGGGTAAAAGAAATAGGCATCAGGAAAGTGTTAGGCGCGAGTGTAACCTCGATAGTAACCCTGTTGTCGAAAGATTTAATGAAACTGGTGTTGATTGCCACGCTGATAGCCTCACCGCTGGCATGGTACGGCATGAGCAAGTGGCTGCAGGGCTTTGCCTACCGGGTTGACATCAACTGGTGGGTATTTGCTGTAGCAGGTATCCTGGCGGTAATTATTGCCTTTGTAACTGTAAGTATACAATCTGTAAAAGCGGCAAATGCCAACCCGGCGCGAAGCCTTAAAAGTGAATAA
- a CDS encoding ABC transporter permease, whose amino-acid sequence MTRKNDDKIMIRNYIKTAFRSLRKNVGFTAINILGLSVGLATCLLIVLFVADELSYDKYNTKADRIFRITENVRLNGREGSYAGSPEPFKNALQGNFPEIEKIARMIPTSSLFLSPQKYYFRNGNENIQERNVVFAESDLFDVFTLPMIDGTPANSLTEPHSAVITESTAKKYFNRVNVVGQTLTVNDTGTYKITGVVKDIPSQSHFKYDFFLSFSSIPESRQHGWGFSGVHNYLLLKPGTNVKNLEAQITQIDIKNSFNPKAWTTGGNYLHTELKPVTDIHLRSVSEYEFEKGGSMQYVYIFSIIAVFILAIACVNFMNLSTARSANRAKEVGVRKVLGSARKNLIAQFLTESLLVTLFSTIVAIVIAWALMPLFNQMSGKGIAFNPQSAVWLLPSLVVVVLVVGFLAGLYPAFVLSAFRPIEVLKGKLATGFKGSFLRGFLVVFQFSISIFLIIGTLVIYNQLNFIHNKNLGFDRSQVLVVKNTNVLGKQAKILKQEIGRMPGVINATMSLYTPTGQDRNMTGLFPDKTIDIKKDMLTEFWPVDENYINTMGIKMLSGRNFSTAMATDTAAIIGNEAFVKVYGEKAPLNKTVYRDTWGVQPYHIVGVMKDFNFSSLKDKIGPVVLAYADDYGAISVRIKASNISAFIEQVQNKWKELAPNHQFTYSFMDEDFDATYRSEHRIGQLFISFSTLAILIACLGLFGLAAYAAEQRNKEIGIRKVLGASVTTIVGMLSKDFIKLVFISILISSPLAWFMMSKWLQGFAYRINIQWWVLAVAGVLAVLIAFVTISFQSIRAALANPVKSLKNE is encoded by the coding sequence ATGACCAGAAAAAATGACGATAAAATTATGATCAGGAATTACATTAAAACGGCTTTTCGCTCGTTGCGGAAAAATGTGGGGTTTACGGCAATTAACATATTAGGTTTATCGGTTGGACTTGCTACCTGCCTGCTTATTGTGCTTTTTGTGGCCGATGAGCTGAGTTACGATAAATATAACACCAAAGCCGACAGGATTTTCAGGATCACGGAAAACGTAAGGCTAAATGGCCGCGAAGGATCGTACGCAGGCTCGCCCGAACCGTTTAAGAACGCTTTGCAGGGTAACTTTCCTGAAATTGAAAAAATAGCGAGGATGATCCCTACAAGTTCCCTGTTTTTATCGCCACAGAAATATTATTTCCGCAACGGGAACGAAAATATCCAGGAACGGAATGTGGTATTTGCCGAATCGGACCTGTTTGATGTGTTTACCTTGCCCATGATTGATGGTACCCCGGCAAATTCGCTAACCGAACCACACTCGGCCGTAATTACCGAAAGCACGGCAAAAAAATATTTTAACAGGGTAAATGTGGTTGGCCAAACTTTAACTGTTAATGATACCGGTACCTATAAAATAACCGGTGTTGTTAAAGATATACCGTCACAATCGCATTTTAAATACGATTTCTTTTTATCGTTTTCATCAATACCTGAAAGCCGGCAGCATGGCTGGGGCTTTAGCGGCGTGCATAATTATTTATTGCTGAAGCCGGGTACCAATGTTAAAAACCTTGAAGCACAAATCACCCAAATTGATATTAAAAATTCGTTCAACCCCAAAGCCTGGACAACCGGCGGTAATTATTTACATACCGAACTGAAGCCTGTTACCGATATCCACCTGCGCTCGGTAAGCGAGTACGAGTTTGAAAAAGGCGGCAGCATGCAGTATGTGTATATATTTTCGATAATAGCGGTATTTATATTGGCTATAGCCTGTGTAAACTTCATGAACCTTTCAACAGCCCGATCTGCAAACCGGGCTAAAGAGGTTGGTGTGCGCAAGGTATTAGGCTCGGCGCGTAAAAACCTCATTGCCCAGTTTTTAACCGAATCGCTGTTGGTTACCTTGTTTTCAACAATAGTAGCTATTGTTATAGCCTGGGCCTTAATGCCGCTGTTTAACCAGATGTCGGGTAAAGGGATAGCCTTCAACCCGCAATCAGCCGTATGGTTGCTTCCTTCGCTGGTTGTTGTTGTATTGGTGGTTGGATTTCTGGCCGGATTATACCCCGCGTTTGTGTTATCTGCTTTCAGGCCTATCGAGGTTTTAAAGGGTAAACTGGCAACCGGTTTTAAAGGCAGTTTTTTACGCGGATTTTTGGTAGTGTTCCAGTTTTCTATCTCTATTTTTCTGATTATCGGTACGCTGGTAATTTATAACCAGCTCAACTTTATCCACAATAAAAACCTCGGATTTGACCGCAGCCAGGTGTTGGTAGTAAAAAACACCAACGTATTGGGCAAACAGGCCAAAATACTGAAGCAGGAAATTGGCAGGATGCCGGGCGTAATCAACGCCACCATGTCGTTATACACCCCAACGGGGCAGGACAGGAACATGACCGGCCTCTTCCCCGATAAAACCATCGACATAAAAAAAGATATGCTCACCGAGTTTTGGCCGGTTGATGAAAATTACATCAATACCATGGGCATTAAAATGCTATCAGGCCGAAACTTCTCTACAGCAATGGCTACCGATACTGCCGCTATTATTGGTAACGAGGCATTTGTAAAAGTTTATGGCGAGAAAGCACCGCTTAATAAAACCGTTTACCGCGATACCTGGGGCGTGCAGCCTTACCATATAGTAGGGGTGATGAAGGATTTTAACTTCAGCTCGCTTAAAGATAAAATTGGTCCGGTGGTTTTGGCTTATGCCGATGATTATGGTGCGATAAGCGTGCGGATCAAGGCTTCGAACATATCGGCTTTTATAGAGCAGGTACAAAATAAGTGGAAAGAACTGGCACCTAACCATCAATTCACCTACTCGTTTATGGATGAGGATTTTGATGCCACCTACCGTTCGGAGCACCGTATAGGGCAGCTGTTTATCTCGTTCAGCACGCTGGCTATATTAATAGCCTGCCTCGGTTTGTTTGGTTTGGCTGCTTACGCCGCCGAGCAACGTAACAAAGAGATAGGCATCCGCAAAGTTTTAGGCGCAAGTGTAACCACCATCGTAGGCATGTTGTCGAAAGATTTTATAAAGCTGGTATTCATCTCCATTTTAATATCATCGCCTTTAGCCTGGTTTATGATGAGTAAATGGCTTCAGGGCTTTGCCTACCGTATTAACATCCAGTGGTGGGTACTGGCCGTGGCGGGTGTACTTGCTGTATTGATCGCTTTTGTAACCATCAGCTTCCAATCCATCAGGGCAGCCCTGGCTAACCCGGTTAAAAGCCTTAAAAATGAATAA
- a CDS encoding ABC transporter permease — protein sequence MPFKSIMYVIRTLMLKNYIKTAWRNLKRNKIFSFINVFGLSVGLACCMLICAYVYSELNYDQYPAQAKQMYRVGLRSIENNGVSEYPMVDIAVAQGIKNMFPEVVETTRLTGRGPVFIKYNDRQFKEEHVQIVDPNFLQLFSIPLIEGDNRTCLTDPAAMVITKAMALKYFGNQPAVGKAVTIDGKPYKVTGVIDKVPDNSHFHADAFLNLTPIAERTQQTWSNVGFFTYIVLSKNADAKKLEAAFPEMVRKFVVPEIAHDMGTGIAKASKFVNTFLFYLQPLSEIHLHSATKYELEAPGDIHYIYIFGAMAIFILILAGINFTNLSIASSARRSKEVGIRKVLGSEKGKLVSQFLTESVMLTLLALLLALGLVYLLLPLFNNVAQKNIGIEFFLDTTALIIEITAAFLVGVLAGIYPAFFLSSFQIISVLKGNSGAKVGERNFLRSGLIVVQFAVSTLLIIATIVVYQQLHYMQSKKLGYDKDQVLVVNDAYTLGRSVDAFKDQLLRNPQILNATISSSLPGKSGGMDGTQITAKEFDDKGGHADIHTNIYHVDEGYVTTLGLQLVKGRNFYSSFPGDSMSVVVNEALVKGLGWGDANPVGKTIVRSARTHYNVVGVVKDFHYASAKQKIAPLMLLYGHSTGTVILKIKTADIKSLIAGIKTEWDSFRPDAPFSYSFLDEQYASLYASELRTGKIITVFSCVALIIASLGLFGLTAFMIRLRVKEIGIRKVLGASTGSITVMLSKEFLKLIVIASVFSFPLTWFLMNKWLQDFAYRISIQWWVFLLAGVIALVVAAITISFQSVKAPLANPVKSLRSE from the coding sequence ATGCCTTTTAAAAGCATTATGTACGTTATCCGTACGCTCATGTTAAAAAACTACATCAAAACTGCCTGGCGAAATTTAAAACGCAATAAAATATTCTCGTTTATTAATGTGTTCGGCCTTTCGGTGGGCCTGGCTTGTTGTATGCTGATCTGTGCTTATGTATACAGCGAATTAAATTACGATCAATATCCGGCACAAGCTAAACAGATGTACCGCGTGGGCTTACGCTCTATCGAAAACAACGGCGTAAGCGAATACCCTATGGTTGATATAGCCGTAGCTCAGGGTATCAAAAATATGTTTCCCGAAGTGGTTGAAACTACCCGCTTAACCGGCCGTGGACCGGTGTTTATCAAATACAACGACCGCCAGTTTAAAGAAGAACATGTACAAATAGTTGATCCCAACTTTTTACAACTGTTTTCAATTCCGCTTATTGAAGGCGATAATAGAACCTGCTTAACAGATCCGGCGGCGATGGTAATTACCAAAGCCATGGCCCTTAAGTATTTTGGCAACCAACCTGCCGTTGGTAAGGCCGTTACCATTGATGGTAAGCCTTATAAGGTTACCGGCGTAATTGATAAGGTACCCGATAATTCACATTTCCACGCCGATGCTTTTTTAAACCTTACACCCATAGCCGAGCGCACACAGCAAACCTGGAGCAATGTTGGTTTCTTCACTTACATCGTACTCAGCAAAAATGCCGATGCCAAAAAGCTGGAGGCCGCCTTCCCCGAAATGGTGCGTAAGTTTGTAGTGCCCGAAATTGCACATGATATGGGTACCGGCATTGCCAAGGCCAGTAAATTCGTTAATACTTTCCTGTTTTATTTACAGCCCCTAAGCGAGATTCATCTGCATTCGGCTACAAAGTATGAGTTGGAGGCTCCGGGCGATATCCATTACATATATATATTTGGCGCGATGGCTATATTTATATTGATATTAGCCGGGATTAACTTTACTAATCTTTCAATTGCAAGTTCGGCCAGGCGCTCAAAAGAAGTAGGCATCCGTAAGGTTCTTGGTTCTGAAAAAGGTAAACTGGTGTCACAATTTCTTACCGAATCGGTTATGCTAACTTTGCTGGCCTTGTTATTGGCTTTGGGGTTGGTATATCTTTTATTGCCGTTGTTTAATAATGTAGCTCAAAAGAATATCGGGATAGAGTTTTTCTTAGACACTACGGCGTTGATTATTGAAATTACCGCCGCCTTTTTGGTTGGAGTTCTGGCGGGAATCTATCCTGCCTTTTTCCTGTCATCGTTCCAGATTATTAGTGTATTGAAAGGTAATAGCGGTGCGAAGGTCGGCGAACGGAATTTTTTACGTAGTGGTTTGATCGTTGTGCAGTTTGCAGTATCAACATTGCTGATTATTGCAACTATTGTTGTGTATCAACAACTGCATTATATGCAAAGCAAAAAATTGGGGTATGATAAAGATCAGGTACTGGTTGTTAATGATGCCTATACCCTGGGCCGAAGTGTTGATGCTTTTAAAGATCAATTGCTGCGCAATCCCCAAATTTTGAATGCTACTATATCAAGTAGTCTGCCCGGAAAATCAGGCGGGATGGATGGTACACAGATTACAGCTAAAGAATTTGATGATAAGGGCGGTCATGCCGATATCCATACCAATATTTACCATGTTGACGAAGGTTATGTAACTACTTTAGGTTTACAATTGGTAAAAGGCCGTAATTTTTACTCATCGTTTCCCGGCGATTCAATGTCGGTAGTGGTGAATGAAGCTTTGGTAAAAGGGCTGGGCTGGGGTGATGCCAACCCGGTGGGGAAAACCATCGTTAGGTCGGCCCGTACGCATTATAATGTTGTAGGCGTGGTTAAGGATTTTCACTATGCATCAGCCAAACAAAAAATCGCCCCGCTGATGTTGTTATACGGTCATAGCACAGGCACTGTTATTTTAAAGATTAAAACGGCGGATATCAAATCGCTGATAGCCGGAATTAAAACCGAATGGGATAGCTTCAGACCGGATGCGCCCTTCAGTTATTCATTTTTAGATGAGCAGTACGCCTCGCTTTACGCCTCCGAATTGCGAACAGGTAAAATAATTACTGTGTTTTCTTGTGTGGCCTTAATTATTGCCAGCTTAGGCTTGTTTGGCCTAACTGCATTTATGATCAGGCTGAGGGTAAAAGAAATCGGGATCCGCAAAGTGCTTGGCGCGTCAACAGGCAGCATCACGGTAATGCTCTCGAAAGAGTTTTTAAAGCTGATTGTGATAGCCTCAGTATTCTCATTCCCGTTAACCTGGTTTTTAATGAACAAATGGCTGCAGGATTTTGCCTACCGCATCAGCATACAATGGTGGGTGTTTTTATTAGCCGGGGTAATAGCGCTGGTAGTGGCCGCAATCACCATCAGCTTCCAATCGGTTAAAGCCCCGCTGGCCAACCCGGTTAAAAGTTTACGCTCTGAATAG